One segment of Carya illinoinensis cultivar Pawnee chromosome 1, C.illinoinensisPawnee_v1, whole genome shotgun sequence DNA contains the following:
- the LOC122284417 gene encoding protein TSS — protein sequence MAPRSGRGKANKAKAERKKKEEKVVPPSVLDITVITPNDKQVILKAISTDKILDVRRLLAANAETCNLTNYSLFHEVKGKRLDNRVEVVSLKPYSLRMVEEDYTDEAQAFAHVRRLLDIVACTVRFAKPRRSPPTPDSRSKKSRAQQAKSHSGPPTPSDGLARSSSSSSSSSDPSVSADNLGMVAVHPTPKLSDFYEFFSISHLSPPILHLKRCDQKNVEEKRDGDYFEMEIKICNGKLIRVVASVKGFYTTGRRILQSHSLVDLLQQLSRAFTNAYESLMKAFAEHNKFGNLPYGFRANTWLVPPSVADSPSDFLILPTEDESWGGNGGGQGRNGEYNLRPWATDFSILARLPCQTEEERVVRDRKAFLLHSQFVDVSVFKAVATIRRLVDSTMQANNSHSCRPGSVLHEDRVGDLSITVKRDTIDASLKSEVKMSGSWFSNMSDKEVAQRNLLKGLTADESVVVHDTPSLGVVVVRHCGYTATIKVVGNVKKAKFETQEIEIDDQPDGGANALNINSLRLLLHKFSAESYRGGCSPQSTLDGLETSRCLVRRVIKESLKMLKEKPIDSERSIRWELGSCWMQHLQKKETLSEKSSIGPDDVNAAEHAVKGLGKQFKFLKRREKKQSTVSCTWDKEENDSRPGNLHVETDSGELCNGELCSTAGLDKLLSEDAFLRLKETGTGFHLKSVDELIMLAQQYYDEVALPKLVTDFGSLELSPVDGRTLTDFMHLRGLQMRSLGRVVELAEKLPHIQSLCIHEMITRAFKHVLKAVVASVDNVEDLPAAIASSLNFLLGCCEMEDDQDLNDDHLLRFEWLKMVLAKKFGWTIKDEFLHVRKLSILRGLCHKVGLELISRDYDMECPYPFRKYDIISMVPVCKHVGCSSADGRNLLESSKVALDKGKLEDAVNYGAKALAKMIAVCGPYHRTTASAYSLLAVVLYHTGDFNQATIYQQKALDINEKELGLDHPDTMKSYGDLSVFYYRLQHIELALKYVNRALFLLHFTCGLSHPNTAATYINVAMMEEGMGNVHVALRYLHEALKCNQRLLGADHIQTAASYHAIAIALSLMEAYSLSVQHEQTTLKILQAKLGPEDLRTQDAAAWLEYFESKALEQQEAARTGTPKPDTSIASKGHLSVSDLLDYINPVQDSKGSDAQKKQRRAKGFQSSDKTHQAQNDATADGDMFYDGSEDTTDTTDGNKEVGRVGKVKPKEPEESDDITRSGPKTVIGVFEESTSDEGWQEANSKGRSGNTTGRKFGRRRPVLAKLNVNNAKYSNFKGSVYRRDLISPVRTTPKTISTELSSLKQSKATSLSSRDDSINPQAKAPASKVPSSPATLTSLASKSLSYKEVALAPPGTIRKPLPEKVEELNQEKTEIQMLNIPHEISKDEESSNSSLVEAIPKDVEVEEDCEKSDQMEHTTPKLEEVSCSSDQVKLVETNGSKLSAAAEPFNPGSLPMPNHAATSIYDVNISQGMLAEPALTPVVDRIPCGPRSSLYLRNNSSFRMKHGFPRYHTRGKERSGFGPPRIMNPHAPEFVPGRAWQTNPGDANPNISAESNSMFETCRAEEEKLDDKSNNEVKHSASKKSFTESEKSELVSQILLSLFVQSVQQNMDPVEEPAVNEKNFEYSENSSDAVANDGAIIEILDGNEGKDLVSRTGDVKQPEIIDVNKTNGDDEGFIAVPKKRRNRQQFRDGVTGLYNQQSICASVR from the exons ATGGCCCCCAGGTCAGGCAGAGGCAAGGCAAACAAAGCCAAGgcagaaaggaagaagaaagaagaaaaag TAGTACCGCCCAGTGTTCTTGACATTACTGTCATCACCCCAAATGATAAACAAGTCATTCTCAAG GCTATCTCCACTGACAAGATACTGGATGTAAGGAGGCTATTGGCGGCGAACGCAGAGACATGCAACCTCACAAATTATTCTTTGTTTCATGAG GTCAAAGGAAAGAGATTGGATAACAGGGTAGAAGTGGTGAGTCTGAAACCATACAGCTTGAGAATGGTTGAAG AGGACTACACTGACGAAGCCCAGGCCTTTGCGCATGTGCGGAGGCTACTGGACATCGTGGCCTGCACTGTGAGGTTTGCCAAGCCCCGACGAAGCCCGCCAACACCGGATTCCAGGTCCAAGAAGAGTAGGGCTCAGCAGGCCAAGAGTCACTCTGGCCCACCCACACCGTCCGATGGACTGGCCCgatcgtcgtcgtcgtcgtcgtcgtcatcAGATCCCTCTGTTTCTGCGGACAACCTCGGGATGGTCGCCGTCCACCCAACGCCGAAGCTCTCCGACTTCTACGAGTTCTTCTCGATCTCTCACCTCTCTCCTCCTATACTAC aTTTGAAGAGATGTGACCAGAAGAATGTTGAAGAAAAGCGAGATGGGGATTATTTTGAAATGGAG ATTAAGATCTGCAATGGGAAGTTAATACGAGTGGTTGCATCAGTGAAAGGGTTCTATACCACGGGGAGGCGGATTTTACAAAGCCACTCACTGGTGGATCTTCTACAACAGCTTAGCAGAGCTTTTACCAAC GCATATGAATCTTTAATGAAAGCTTTTGCAGAACACAACAAG TTTGGTAATCTTCCATATGGATTTCGAGCAAATACATGGCTTGTTCCTCCATCCGTTGCTGATTCTCCGTCAGACTTCCTAATTCTACCAACAGAAGATGAAAGTTGGGGTGGCAATGGCGGCGGCCAGGGAAGAAATGGTGAATATAATCTTCGACCATGGGCAACAGATTTTTCAATATTGGCTCGCCTACCTTGCCAAACTGAAGAGGAGAGGGTGGTCCGAGACCGGAAAGCTTTTTTGCTTCATAGTCAATTTGTTGATGTCTCAGTCTTTAAAGCTGTTGCAACAATACGTCGTCTTGTCGATTCCACTATGCAAGCAAACAATTCACACAGTTGTCGGCCAGGCTCAGTCCTTCATGAGGATCGCGTGGGGGATTTATCCATTACAGTGAAACGTGATACAATTGATGCAAGCTTAAAATCTGAAGTAAAAATGAGTGGCAGTTGGTTTTCCAATATGTCTGACAAGGAAGTTGCTCAAAGGAATTTGCTCAAAGGGTTGACTGCAGATGAGAGTGTAGTGGTTCAT GATACTCCTTCCTTGGGTGTTGTTGTAGTAAGACATTGTGGATACACTGCAACTATAAAAGTGGTTGGTAATGTGAAGAAGGCAAAGTTTGAGACCcaagaaattgaaattgatgatCAACCAGATGGAGGAGCGAATGCTCTTAACATTAACAG CTTGAGGCTTCTACTTCATAAGTTTAGTGCTGAGTCATACAGAGGAGGTTGCTCACCTCAGTCTACCTTGGATGGTTTAGAAACGTCTAGATGTCTTGTAAGAAGAGTAATTAAAGAGAGCTTGAAAATGTTAAAGGAGAAACCAATTGACTCTGAGAGGTCTATCAGATGGGAACTCGGCTCTTGTTGGATGCAACATCTACAAAAGAAGGAAACACTATCAGAAAAGAGTTCTATAGGCCCTGATGATGTTAATGCGGCTGAACATGCTGTCAAAGGTCTTGGAAAGCAATTTAAGTTTTTgaagagaagggaaaagaaacaaagtaCTGTAAGTTGTACGTGGGATAAGGAAGAAAATGATTCTAGACCTGGCAATCTGCATGTGGAAACTGATTCCGGAGAGCTATGCAATGGGGAACTTTGCAGCACAGCAGGACTGGATAAACTACTTTCTGAAGATGCTTTTTTGCGCCTTAAAGAAACTGGAACTGGTTTTCATTTAAAG TCAGTAGATGAGCTAATCATGCTGGCACAGCAATACTATGATGAAGTCGCTTTACCAAAACtg GTAACGGACTTTGGATCACTTGAACTTTCTCCAGTTGATGGCCGTACACTAACTGACTTCATGCATTTAAGGGGACTGCAGATGCGCTCTTTGGGTCGAGTG GTTGAACTTGCAGAGAAACTTCCCCATATACAATCACTTTGTATCCATGAGATGATTACACGAGCTTTCAAGCATGTACTTAAAGCAGTTGTTGCCTCTGTTGACAATGTTGAGGACTTACCTGCAGCAATTGCTTCATCCCTAAACTTTTTACTTGGATGCTGTGAGATGGAAGATGACCAAGATTTGAACGATGATCATCTTCTCAGATTTGAGTGGTTAAAAATGGTTTTAGCCAAAAAATTTGGTTGGACAataaaagacgagtttcttcaTGTGAGAAAGTTATCAATTCTCCGCGGGCTTTGCCATAAG GTTGGATTAGAGTTGATTTCGAGAGATTATGATATGGAATGTCCTTACCCCTTCAGGAAATATGATATCATCAGCATGGTTCCTGTGTGTAAG CATGTTGGATGCTCTTCTGCTGATGGACGGAATCTGTTGGAGTCATCAAAAGTTGCTCTTGATAAAGGAAAGTTAGAGGATGCTGTTAACTATGGAGCAAAG GCACTAGCAAAGATGATAGCTGTATGCGGTCCCTACCATCGAACTACTGCAAGTGCTTACAGTCTTCTAGCCGTAGTACTTTACCACACAGGAGACTTTAATCAG GCAACTATATATCAGCAAAAGGCTTTGGATATCAATGAGAAAGAACTTGGGCTTGACCATCCAGATACAATGAAAAGCTACGGGGATCTTTCTGTTTTCTACTACAGACTACAACACATTGAATTGGCTTTGAA GTACGTAAACCGTGCTCTGTTCCTTCTTCATTTTACATGTGGACTGTCTCACCCAAACACAGCTGCAACATATATAAATGTAGCTATGATGGAAGAGGGCATGGGAAATGTTCATGTTGCTCTCAGATACCTGCATGAAGCTCTTAAATGCAACCAAAGATTATTAGGAGCAGATCATAtacag ACAGCTGCAAGCTATCATGCCATAGCCATAGCTCTTTCATTAATGGAAGCATATTCCCTAAGTGTGCAACATGAGCAAACTACTCTTAAGATACTTCAAGCCAAACTTGGACCAGAAGATCTTCGTACTCAG GATGCTGCAGCATGGCTTGAATACTTTGAATCAAAGGCCCTGGAGCAGCAAGAAGCAGCAAGAACTGGAACTCCAAAGCCAGACACATCAATTGCAAGCAAAGGTCACCTTAG CGTATCGGATCTCCTGGATTACATAAATCCTGTTCAAGATTCAAAAGGGAGTGATGCACAGAAGAAACAGCGGCGTGCAAAG GGTTTTCAGTCAAGTGATAAAACCCATCAAGCACAAAATGATGCTACGGCAGATGGTGACATGTTCTATGATGGCTCGGAAGATACTACAGATACAACAGATGGAAATAAAGAAGTAGGGAGAGTTGGCAAAGTTAAACCTAAAGAACCTGAAGAAAGTGATGATATTACAAGAAGTGGACCAAAAACTGTAATTGGAGTTTTTGAAGAATCTACTTCAGATGAAGGATGGCAAGAAGCCAATTCAAAAGGGCGGTCAGGGAATACTACAGGCCGGAAATTTGGCCGGAGGCGACCAGTTCTTGCAAAGCTGAATGTTAACAAtgcaaaatattcaaattttaaaggaAGCGTATATAGGCGGGATCTCATTTCACCAGTGCGAACAACTCCAAAGACTATCTCAACTGAGTTGTCTTCATTGAAGCAGTCAAAGGCTACCAGCTTGAGTTCTAGAGATGATTCAATTAATCCCCAGGCAAAAGCTCCTGCTTCCAAGGTTCCCTCCAGTCCAGCAACTCTTACTTCCTTGGCTTCAAAATCTCTTTCTTACAAAGAAGTAGCTCTGGCACCTCCAGGTACCATTCGAAAACCATTACCAGAGAAAGTAGAGGAATTAAATCAGGAAAAAACTGAAATCCAGATGCTCAACATTCCACATGAGATATCAAAGGATGAAGAAAGTAGCAATAGCTCTCTAGTTGAAGCAATCCCAAAAGATGTTGAGGTTGAAGAAGATTGTGAAAAAAGCGATCAAATGGAACATACTACCCCAAAACTTGAAGAGGTTTCGTGTTCGTCTGATCAAGTAAAGCTGGTAGAAACAAATGGGAGTAAGCTTTCTGCTGCAGCTGAACCATTTAATCCAGGATCACTGCCCATGCCTAACCATGCTGCAACAAGTATATATGATGTAAACATCAGTCAAGGCATGCTTGCAGAACCTGCTCTTACTCCAGTTGTTGACAGGATTCCTTGCGGACCTAGATCATCTCTGTATCTGAGAAACAATTCTTCTTTCCGAATGAAACATGGCTTTCCGAGATATCATACCCGTGGCAAGGAAAGAAGTGGATTTGGACCTCCAAGAATCATGAACCCACATGCACCCGAGTTTGTACCCGGGAGAGCTTGGCAAACAAATCCTGGTGATGCTAATCCTAACATTTCAGCCGAGTCAAATTCTATGTTTGAAACATGTAGGGCGGAAGAGGAAAAGCTGGATGATAAATCCAATAATGAAGTTAAACATAGTGCTTCAAAAAAGAGCTTCACTGAGTCTGAGAAGTCGGAGCTTGTGAGTCAGATATTGCTTAGTTTGTTTGTACAGTCAGTTCAGCAAAATATGGATCCTGTGGAGGAACCTGCAGTTAACGAGAAGAATTTTGAGTATTCAGAGAATTCTTCGGATGCAGTAGCAAATGATGGTGCAATTATAGAAATTCTCGACGGGAATGAGGGAAAGGATTTGGTTTCTCGAACAGGTGATGTTAAGCAGCCGGAAATAATAGACGTGAATAAGACTAATGGGGATGATGAAGGGTTTATAGCTGTcccaaagaagagaagaaacagGCAGCAGTTTAGGGATGGTGTAACTGGGTTGTACAATCAGCAATCCATCTGTGCTTCTGTTCGTTAA